In Oncorhynchus mykiss isolate Arlee unplaced genomic scaffold, USDA_OmykA_1.1 un_scaffold_259, whole genome shotgun sequence, a single genomic region encodes these proteins:
- the LOC110512243 gene encoding serine/arginine repetitive matrix protein 2 isoform X3, protein MAARCRSSKCTVERNGFKRELDTWRHKLINCVGFESILEGIYGPLLLRDLNIFDDCEPEELEDWAVKASCSFCSLLINDHVPVAASPSDDTPSQAPSLSDSSLSAHRFLHAVFHKKELASSGDPNVPLVAQELMKRMVRQFAMEYASKTRLTTTTGSQRSDLDSPLDLTVTRNQEEEPTPADSVLDLSKRNSASSASTSPTIHKASGSLLPPVTDEPQREAEDAGMPDAPSGRSSALEAVRSTLCPAHRSLLQRILRLAHQQHRLSLAYRDAHRRLVPPPDPLCGHLVAKQQDDTSSPPSFTGCWSRRGATRPTDWKTPGGPGCCCWLPPVCFCLQSLRCLSCQSLSLGHTTGVRSSSSLCSFTSSSSRSSSALCPNPSVCPVASVCCSNPQPCASCCSEHTYLAPVRHTAPGGGGGSECPVLKRERSRTPSPPPLSPIPSDMDGKEEDKPPSLLQQEGEKEEEAGCGGEVGEDREQQEGEKEEEAGCGGEVGEDREQQEGEKEEEAGCGGEVGEDPPLSSALANHNLEKDPHLTTSANRHIAESRADAHLSEIITTVLNTGGGSDYSLNDMLHHHDNNESHPPRTRSRRRQEALAAMATLPDQSSARRQTVLIKRELARLNQSLGRRLSLGKNKSRSATPFSTCSSPEPTPVTAEIDRITEEEGETGRVEEGETGRVEEGETGRVEEGETGEGETGRVEEGETGRVEEGETGRVKEGETGRVKEGESGRVKEGETGRVKEGETGRVKEGESGRVKEGETGRVKEGETGRVKEGETGRVKEGETGRVKEGETGRVKEGATSKVTAEEAGPVRVTKDRVGMKEEMEKPPVLSSTQQSPPQEDQHKPESWNITCQDSSRSDLPEKRKEEESPGSTSSGLPERSREEEEESPGSTSSTCDHGSGLPERSREEEEESPGSTSSTCDHGSGLPERSREEEESPGSTSSGLPERSREEEEESPGSTSSGLPERSREEEEETAGSSKDSSRVSARNSPSHPCRTRRGSRSQPGGSSEAGRSRRSIVPPQRFSSYVTEPRMMYSAACFSERIFSAQRTPKDRQPLNAPNTNCTDSPSSATDTAEGLGDAREEELPLASSPEDVSQERMGGRGCRSTARGQTSDRESQRRGQVIPVTAASSEQQSPPKQRSQNRADVRLRAAKPFGRLRSSHSAQQSQPASPQTASRPEVPTEQPQYISPIKLMFVSAVVGEEGVRYTLKAAAPGSSWHGQETFDPCEESSWAGSPEKTPEKTHNPPKTRSPPQTRSPPKTRSPPQTRSPPQTRSPPQTRSPPQTRSPLQTRSPLQTRSPLQTRSPLQTRSPLQTRSPPKNTISSSPKLCGTMRGGEGGSPPKRSPGSQNGDGSPPFRETTPTKRRPGRPKKLGPQLEKRAKRPIGRPPKQRGVEPSCGSRQGGQDRSSGVPLGCSTGEEGNEERDPANRNLKITVVYGRSHRTKRTVSEEAACLQATEQLMDLNFVRPVKDKRFAPHASNSSNIIKCQKLQCTAAMRRPGRPAKVKISGISVTVTTTSPGKRKVHMNRDRKSPEKLCQRKALLPEPQPSKEPRKISSTPTSEDATRMQIERTTESKDGERERQTQTPPVLAVRHSVRVRKPSVYLLHSVATSTSRSLSHSTALLRRSRQLLINRASSKGSHRKRKEEGGEDTPGREELLSGREERRSEGRGGVLCEDLSQVAGVSVDSIFPASSSEALRWWPVSSDQDSLNQELARRIRLISQSWVADAAATTHTTRTGTIMSTKQRLDDDSLSSWEPEVGSAVRLLFDRRCSVERLASWFMQTTETQSLGIVKKTSSRNPYELLHYPRNASRESVFPSPQTMRLRKHIKKFAKAVPKSPAQLRLAQERLRRGRELNARRRLFTARPASGGLRLRAPCRKVRALGTYRTTLLRVREKFLTWTLRAKQPNRLIWRRSLVEEGNSPHQVWPSAQPREELTRSPHHHCLPASSETSHPCSPNQLTGLTKQQRLSSKAWSPERLKECCVFLKKINSPDTESTVEKEWDVCTVNLDDTYCPDETRQEERSGEDDKAVKTERRKRRVPWKESSSSPQEVMVQEHNQVRAGNRRGKQKNSGKATSQSQTPPPTKAMSQSPTPPPVKAMSQSPTPPPAKATSQSPTPTPAKSMSQSPTPPPAKATSQSPTPPPAKSTSQSPTPPPAKATSQSPTPPPTKVMRKSRGRGLTGPRWRDFILGT, encoded by the exons CTCCCTGTTGCCCCCGGTTACGGATGAACCCCAGAGGGAAGCAGAGGATGCTGGGATGCCCGATGCCCCAAGTGGGAGGAGCTCTGCTCTGGAAGCGGTACGCTCCACGTTATGCCCCGCCCATCGCTCTCTGCTCCAGCGAATCCTGAGGCTCGCCCACCAGCAGCACCGTCTATCATTGGCCTACAGGGACGCCCATCGCCGCCTCGTCCCGCCCCCAGACCCTCTCTGCGGCCACCTGGTGGCCAAACAACAGGACgacacttcctctcctccttccttcactGGCTGTTGGAGCCGTCGTGGAGCCACGCGTCCGACTGACTGGAAGACACCAGGTGGTCCAGGCTGTTGCTGCTGGCTGCCTCCTGTCTGTTTCTGCCTCCAGAGCCTCCGCTGCCTGTCCTGCCAGAGCCTGTCCCTGGGACACACCACTGGGGTtcgctcctcctcttctctgtgcTCTTTCACGTCCTCCTCTTCTCGTTCATCCTCCGCTCTGTGCCCTAATCCCTCAGTCTGTCCCGTGGCCTCTGTCTGTTGCTCCAACCCCCAGCCCTGTGCCTCCTGCTGCTCAGAACACACCTACCTGGCCCCGGTCAGACACACAGCCccgggaggtggaggaggaagcgAGTGCCCTGTCCTCAAGAGAGAGCGATCCcgcaccccctctcctccccctctctcccccatacccTCAGACATGGACGGTAAGGAGGAAGACAAGCCTCCCTCTCTTCTGCAGCAGGAGGGGGAAAAAGAGGAGGAGGCTGGGTGTGGTGGGGAGGTGGGTGAGGACAGGGAGCAGCAGGAGGGGGAAAAAGAGGAGGAGGCTGGGTGTGGTGGGGAGGTGGGTGAGGACAGGGAGCAGCAGGAGGGGGAAAAAGAGGAGGAGGCTGGGTGTGGTGGGGAGGTGGGTGAGGATCCTCCACTCAGCTCTGCCTTAGCCAATCACAACCTAGAGAAGGATCCCCACCTGACGACCTCGGCCAATCGGCACATTGCAGAGTCCCGGGCCGACGCCCACCTGAGTGAGATCATCACCACCGTTCTGAACACGGGTGGCGGCAGCGACTACAGCCTAAACGACATGTTgcatcaccatgacaacaacgAGAGCCATCCACCTCGGACGCGTTCCCGGCGGCGACAGGAGGCCCTGGCTGCCATGGCGACTTTGCCCGACCAGTCGTCCGCCCGGCGCCAGACCGTGCTAATCAAACGGGAGCTGGCCAGGCTGAACCAATCGCTGGGCAGGAGGCTGTCGCTAGGGAAGAACAAGAGCCGCAGTGCCACGCCCTTTTCTACCTGCTCGTCACCTGAACCAACCCCTGTTACAGCAGAGATAGACAGAAtcacagaggaggagggagagaccggtagagtggaggagggagagaccggtagagtggaggagggagagaccggtagagtggaggagggagagaccggGGAGGGAGAGACCggtagagtggaggagggagagaccggtagagtggaggagggagagaccggtagagtgaaggagggagagaccggtagagtgaaggagggagagagcggtaGAGTGAAGGAGGGCGAGACCGGTAGAGTGAAGGAGGGCGAGACCggtagagtgaaggagggagagagcggtaGAGTGAAGGAGGGCGAGACCGGTAGAGTGAAGGAGGGCGAGACCggtagagtgaaggagggagagaccggtagagtgaaggagggagagaccggtagagtgaaggagggagagaccggTAGAGTGAAGGAGGGCGCGACGTCGAAGGTGACAGCAGAGGAGGCAGGTCCAGTGAGAGTCACGAAGGATAGAGTCGGCatgaaggaggagatggagaaacccccagtcctctcctctacacaaCAGAGTCCCCCGCAGGAGGACCAACACAAACCAGAGAGCTGGAACATCACCTGTCAGGACAGCAGTAGGAGTGACCTCCCtgagaagaggaaagaggaggagtcACCAGGTAGTACCAGCAGTGGTCTTCCTgaaaggagtagagaggaagaggaggagtcacCAGGTAGTACCAGCAGCACCTGTGACCATGGCAGTGGTCTTcctgagaggagtagagaggaagaggaggagtcacCAGGTAGTACCAGCAGCACCTGTGACCATGGCAGTGGTCTTcctgagaggagtagagaggaagaggagtcacCAG GTAGTACCAGCAGTGGTCTTcctgagaggagtagagaggaagaggaggagtcacCAGGTAGTACCAGCAGTGGTCTTcctgagaggagtagagaggaagaggaggagacagcaggcagcagcaAGGACAGTAGCAGAGTGTCAGCCAGGAATAGCCCTTCCCACCCCTGCAGAACCAGGAGAGGCAGCAGGTCCCAGCCAGGAGGGAGCAGCGAGGCTGGGAGGTCCAGGAGGAGCATCGTCCCTCCCCAGCGGTTCTCCTCCTACGTCACAGAGCCCAGGATGATGTATTCTGCTGCCTGTTTCTCAGAGAGGATCTTCTCCGCCCAGAGGACGCCAAAGGATCGGCAACCACTCAATGCCCCCAACACCAATTGCACAGACTCCCCGTCCTCGGCCACAGACACGGCTGAGGGGTTGGGCGACGCAAGAGAAGAGGAATTACCGCTGGCATCCAGTCCTGAGGATGTCAGTCAGGAGAGGATGGGAGGCAGAGGCTGTAGATCAACAGCAAGAGGTCAGACTTCAGACCGTGAGTCACAGAGACGAGGTCAGGTGATTCCCGTCACTGCAGCTTCCTCTGAGCAGCAGAGTCCCCCTAAACAGCGCTCCCAGAACAGGGCAGACGTTAGGCTCAGAGCAGCCAAACCTTTTGGGCGCTTACGCTCCTCCCACTCCGCCCAACAGTCCCAACCAGCGAGCCCTCAGACAGCCTCCAGGCCAGAGGTCCCCACAGAGCAGCCTCAGTACATCAGCCCCATCAAGCTGATGTTTGTGTCTGCAGTAGTGGGTGAGGAGGGGGTGAGGTACACCCTGAAGGCGGCTGCACCAGGATCCAGCTGGCATGGACAGGAGACCTTTGACCCCTGTGAGGAGTCATCGTGGGCTGGAAGTCCAGAGAAGACCCCAGAGAAGACTCACAATCCACCGAAGACCAGGAGTCCACCACAGACCAGGAGTCCACCGAAGACCAGGAGTCCACCCCAGACCAGGAGTCCACCCCAGACCAGGAGTCCACCCCAGACCAGGAGTCCACCCCAGACCAGGAGTCCCCTCCAGACCAGGAGTCCCCTCCAGACTAGGAGTCCCCTCCAGACTAGGAGTCCCCTCCAGACCAGGAGTCCCCTCCAGACCAGGAGTCCACCCAAGAACACCATATCGTCATCACCAAAGCTGTGTGGaacgatgagaggaggagaggggggtagcCCGCCAAAACGGTCTCCCGGGTCCCAGAACGGAGACGGCTCGCCTCCTTTTCGTGAAACCACCCCCACAAAGAGACGTCCGGGACGTCCCAAGAAACTGGGCCCCCAGCTGGAGAAGAGGGCCAAGAGGCCGATCGGCCGCCCGCCCAAGCAAAGGGGTGTAGAGCCGAGCTGTGGCTCCAGGCAGGGTGGTCAGGACCGGTCCAGTGGAGTTCCCTTAGGCTGCAGCACCGGGGAGGAGGGCAACGAGGAGAGAGACCCagccaacaggaacctgaagatCACCGTGGTGTACGGACGCTCCCACAGGACAAAGAGGACAGTGTCGGAGGAGGCTGCTTGTCTCCAGGCTACAGAGCAGCTGATGGATCTGAACTTCGTCAGACCGGTGAAGGACAAAAGGTTCGCTCCCCACGCCAGCAACAGCAGCAACATTATCAAGTGCCAGAAGCTGCAGTGTACCGCGGCCATGCGTCGTCCAGGGAGACCCGCCAAGGTCAAGATCTCCGGAATCTCCGTTACCGTCACCACCACGTCGCCGGGGAAACGCAAGGTCCACATGAACCGGGACAGGAAATCTCCGGAGAAGCTCTGTCAGCGGAAAGCCCTCCTTCCTGAACCCCAGCCTTCCAAAGAGCCCAGGAAAATCAGCAGCACGCCGACTAGCGAGGACGCCACTCGGATGCAgatagagagaacgacagagtccaaggatggagagagggagcgtcAGACCCAGACTCCTCCTGTGTTGGCGGTGCGTCACTCTGTGAGAGTGAGGAAGCCTTCAGTGTACCTGCTTCACTCTGTAGCCACCTCCACCTCTAGGTCCCTGAGCCACAGTACCGCCCTGCTGCGCCGATCCAGACAGCTACTGATCAACAGGGCCAGCAGCAAGGGCAGCCATCgcaagaggaaggaggagggaggagaggacaccCCAGGGCGGGAGGAGCTGCTGtccgggagggaggagaggaggagcgagggaagaggaggggtgtTGTGTGAGGACCTGAGCCAGGTAGCGGGGGTTTCGGTAGACTCCATTTTCCCAGCCAGCTCCAGCGAGGCGTTGAGGTGGTGGCCCGTCTCCTCCGACCAGGACAGCCTGAACCAAGAGCTGGCTCGCAGGATCCGCCTCATATCCCAAAGCTGGGTCGCTGACGCTGCCGCTACCACCCACACCACCAGGACGGGGACGATCATGTCCACCAAGCAGAGACTCGACGACGACTCTTTGTCCTCCTGGGAGCCAGAGGTTGGGTCGGCAGTGCGGCTGCTGTTTGACCGGCGCTGCAGCGTGGAGAGGCTGGCCTCCTGGTTCATGCAGACCACTGAGACTCAGTCTCTGGGCATTGTGAAGAAGACCAGCTCCCGAAACCCCTATGAGCTCCTGCACTACCCCCGGAACGCCAGCAGGGAGAGCGTCTTTCCCAGCCCGCAGACCATGCGACTACGCAAACACATCAAGAAGTTTGCCAAAGCTGTGCCGAAGAGCCCCGCCCAGCTCCGTCTGGCCCAGGAACGGCTCCGACGTGGAAGAGAGCTGAATGCCAGGCGGCGTCTGTTCACTGCGAGGCCGGCGTCTGGCGGGCTGCGTCTTAGAGCTCCTTGTAGGAAGGTCAGGGCCCTCGGGACGTACAGAACCACTCTGCTCAGAGTCAGAGAAAAGTTCCTCACCTGGACCCTCAGAGCCAAGCAGCCCAACAGGCTGATCTGGAGGAGAAGCCTGGTGGAGGAAGGCAACTCACCTCACCAGGTCTGGCCTTCTGCTCAGCCCAGGGAGGAGCTCACCAGGTCTCCACATCACCActgtctacctgcctcctcagaGACCAGTCATCCCTGCAGCCCCAACCAGCTGACAGGCCTCACCAAACAGCAGCGTCTCAGCTCTAAAGCCTGGAGTccagagagactgaaggagtgtTGCGTGTTCCTCAAGAAGATCAACTCCCCCGACACAGAGTCCACCGTTGAGAAGGAGTGGGACGTCTGCACCGTCAATCTAGACGACACATACTGCCCCGACGAgaccagacaggaggagaggagcggagaggacgaCAAAGCTGTGAAAacggagagaaggaagaggagagttCCCTGGAAGGAGTCTAGCAGCTCGCCGCAGGAGGTCATGGTTCAGGAGCACAACCAGGTCCGAGCCGGGAACAGGAGAGGCAAACAGAAAAATTCAGGGAAGGCCACGAGCCAATCACAGACCCCGCCGCCAACGAAAGCCATGAGCCAATCACCGACCCCACCGCCAGTGAAAGCCATGAGCCAATCACCGACCCCGCCGCCAGCGAAAGCCACGAGCCAATCCCCGACCCCGACGCCAGCGAAATCCATGAGCCAATCACCGACCCCACCACCAGCGAAAGCCACGAGCCAATCCCCGACCCCGCCGCCAGCGAAATCCACGAGCCAATCACCGACCCCGCCGCCAGCGAAAGCCACGAGCCAATCACCGACCCCGCCGCCAACGAAAGTCATGAGAAAATCGCGTGGGAGGGGCCTGACCGGGCCGCGGTGGCGTGACTTTATACTGG GAACCTGA